aaatacgcaatgtgTACACGTagccttagggctcgtccacacgctgtggAATTGCCGCATATTTTTACGTCTGGAATTtcggatggaaaaaacgcagcaggatACAGCAGACGCAtaatggatgagatttaacatttCATCCacatgcgtaaaaattcagagcagaaatggacctgcggtgcgtacTTTTCGTACATGTCAATtcttgctgcggaaagtgactgaaatgctccgtttttcagaggagatgccaCTAtcccccagcattgagaaaaacgcagcaaaatatgtaccattttctgccgtagaaGCTGCGTATTTGCCGCAGTGGAAAGTCTGCGACTGAACGGAATTGCAGCAGAAATTTTCTGtaacaattccgttgtgtgtggacaagccctttaagtgggaaccttcatggtttacttccaggTGATGAAAAAATGGTCCTGGACATATGACTGTATAAATTAATAGGAATACTCACTCCTTTGGGTAACATGTATTCTCCCAGCAAAGTCTCTTTATCTAGAGTGCGCGTCGTGAATGGAACAGAGGGGCTTATCCTTAAAGAAACAGAATTGACattattacaatgtatcagtgatgAATAGACATCATTTTGATAGGGGCGTGTCTGTCAGCACACCATAAGGGGCGTGTCTGTCAGCACACCATAAGGGGCGTGTCTGTCAGcacactgctgacagattccaagTAGCAATCACCagatttacggatgcagctgtgactggagtacaagACCTGATTAGACAAGTGAAGTACCTCATAGATTCCTTTAAGCACGCCTTCAGATACGGCATATTCCTTATGTCTTCCGCTGTTGGCACTTGGTCTGGTGATAAAACGCTCTGAATTTCATGGTAAAGTTTCTTTTGGATGGTTGGATTCCGAGAGATATTAAATATGGCCCAGAGTAAGCTGTTAGCCGTCTGCAAGGGAAAGTACATGTCATTACAGGAAGGTTCTTTTGTTTCGATGAATTATAATATTGTGTTTGTGGTAAACGATACGGTGACATCAGAAGAAAACGGGAActgtcctttagggtatgttcacacagcttattttcggtcgtttttcgggccgtaaacggacgaataatcgaaagcagaacgcctccaaacatctgcccatttatttcaatgggaaaaacggcgttctgttccgaaggagcgtttttttatgcgtcagttttgaaaaacggcagcgtaaaaaaacgcccgtgaaagagaagtgcatgtcacttcttaggccgtttttcattgactctaaagaaaaaccgctccaagaacggctgcgaaaaatgcgagtttgcttacaaaacggctaaaaatcaggagctgtttaacCTTGAAAtcagcgccgtattttcagacgttttttactaagtgtgtgaacagagccttacctgaTCCCATAGGACCAATAGCGTCAGTCACAAGGTTATAATGATCACCAAGGCCTGGACGGCGGCTCTGCTTTAGTCATAGGGGGACTCTGCGTCATTTTGACCCTTGGGTCGCACTTTTGTAGAGGCCGTCCCTACTAACTTCTAGATTATTCCTGTTActtatattccgcagcgctgtacagaggttgttCTTAATGGCGCAATGTGAACAGTTACATGGAGTCCCACACAACGCCTGACAATAGTCACATAACGGCGTGCGCCTGTAGGAAGATTATGGAGGAGGATTAAACCCTTCATACCGTCTCCACCGCTCCGATCAGCATCTCCGTGATGGTCGCGTACATCTCCTTCTTTGAGAGTTTACtgtccttgtaaatagtgcaaaGGAAATCTTCATTATCTTTAGATGAGAGTTTCAAAAGTCTCCGGTCTATGTGACACTTGgctgcaaaagaagcaaataacgGTGTAaaggctgagccgctgtatctaatccgatcatgtgtgatactgtctgctgagctgtgtatctaatcctatcatgtgtgatactgcctgctgagccactgtatctaatcctatcatgtgtgatactgcctgctgagccactgtatctaatcctatcatgtgtgatactgcctgctgagccactgtatctaatcctatcatgtgtgatactggctgctgagccactgtatctaatcctatcatgtgtcatactggctgctgagccactgtatctaatcctatcatgtgtcatactggctgctgagccactgtatctaatcctatcatgtgtcatactgcctgctgagccactgtatctaatcctatcatgtgtgatactggctgctgagccctgtatctaatcctattatgtgtgatactggctgctgagccactgtatctaatccgatcatgtgtgatactgtctgctgagtggtGTATCTAAGCCGGTCATGCATGATACGGTCCACTCAGCACTACTCCCCCATCATGTAGTGACAATCTATAGTGGGCCGGAATATAACGCACCGGTTCTGAAGATACTGTCCCAGGCCTCGGTGTGATCCTTCCAAATCTTTGTGTTTAACCTTCTGTGTAATTCAACCGGCGTCACCATCATCAACCCAAAAGTGCTCATCATCTGAGATAGAGAACACGAGGGTTAAGATTCGAGCAATTGGAAATCATATGaggtttttcataaaaaaaaaacaaaaaaaacacatacacgaATACTGGGTGCGGCTAGAATTGTAACGACCCggcaaataaaaatatttataccGCAAGGCAAACgtaacaaaaaacaatggcgagctCGCGGTTATGTTAAATTCTTCTCTAATGAGTCAGTAAAttatagcaataaaaactacaatctgtcccacaaaaacaagtcctcacaactCCATCCACGGAAAGATGAAATAGTTCGGAGTCTCGGAGCGACACAAAAAGGACTTTACGTAAAAAACATTGTGCGAAAGTAACAAAAAAAGACTATTCAGATCTGGTATCTccttaatcgtaccgacccgtagaataaagttcatCTGGTTCATTTGTAATCTTTACCGCACCGGGAAAAACAcgaagaacaatggcggaattgctggttTATATTTACAATCCCCCCTTATTAATAAACTAATAaccaattaaaggggttctccaccttctgataactgatgatctatccaccggataggtcatcagtacatgatctgtggcggtcagacacccggacctcgcaccgttaaggcgctccggctgcctccgggcactggacgtacatgccggaagcagttagcgccggccacggaatagcggccaatctgcagtactgttcaagtgaaaaggagcagagctgcagttctctagcacggccactatgctatgcacggagccaactgcttccggctccgtacatagcattatatgccataacatccggtgccggaAGGACACGCATCGATGATATaaggatgacctatccggtggacagaaggtggacaaccgctttaacttatttaccccaaaattgtgccattgAGCCGGCCCACAAGAAACAATTCCACAGGCGGCTAcatgaacagaaaaataaaacattattgcCCTTTTAatgataaaaatgaaaaaacattgcTTGGTCCTTGAAGCCCAAAATAGGGCGGTCCGGAATAGGTTAATCCGGTCCCGTCGTCCTCCCTGGAGCCGGTATGATTGGGGCTGGGGGACTTACTGTTTTAATGGCCGTGATGAAGTCCAGAGCTTCTTCTCCTAGATTGGGCTGTAAAAATCCAAATCTCTTCTCATAGAGGATAAGACAGATACCTGAAAGAAGAGCGAGGGGTTAATCACCTGTCATTGAATGTAGGTCATATAATAATCATGTGATCGATCCAAAGATATCATAATCGTGTGATCGATCTAAAGATATAATAATCGTGTGATCGATCCAAAGATATAATAATCGTGTGATCGATCTAAAGATATAACAATCGTGTGATCGATCCAAAGATATAATAATCGTGTGATCGACCCAAAGATTTAATAATCATGTGATCGATCCAAAGATATAATAATCGTGTGATCGATCCAAAGATTTAATAATCATGTGatcgctataaagatataataaTTGTGTGATCGATATAGAAAACCCGGGAATTATAAATCTTAGTCGCCATCTAATAATCCTATTCAGTTTCTCAGtattatctgtttctgggaaagctgggtgacaactgatATCGCCCCATCACATTTCTCGCAGGTTTGGTCCCTTTCCCGTCCTCGGACATTTGGCGAGATTATTACGGATTGACTCACTCTCCAGGGACCACTTGTTCAGCTCACAGTACAGATCTGTGATCCTTCCTTCCCCGGTACAGACGCTGTCCATTCTCTGAATAAAATCCTCCATCACCTGGAGAGAAGAGACGTAAGAATGAGTCAGCCCATGAAGCTTCGTTATATGATGGTTATATCATCAGCCGTGGCTCTATCTGCTCCAAAGAAAGCTGAGTGATCAACAATACAGCCACGATCACAAGTCTGaacacagctttcccagactcctgaacggCACATCAGCCTAGTTATACAAAGATACGGGATAAATGACCTTTCGATCCCATATTGCTGCAAACTAGACAGATATGCAATACaggtgggtgacaaccaatatggccggcattagaccttgttcacacagtgcagatttgatgcagcttttgcctgcatttttttttttttttaaaccaaaccaGAATTGTATCCAGGAGAGGAAACATAAGACCTTTCTTTATGTATTTCCTCTGTTTAGGTTTCGTtcctggcttaaaaaaaacaaaaaaaaaaaacacatcgaaaatctgcactgtgtgaacaaggcctaacggtTCCCAAAGGGGTAGTCAGCGGTACATGCCTCCAGCCCCTTCTGAGATTTTCTGGGGGGGGGTTTGGTCATTGAATTTATACTGGTGATATAATCCCACGTCTGATTAGTTACCTCGTTGATTTTCACATCTAATTTCCCAACTTCTGTCGGCTTCATTAACTTCTGCTGGAAGGCGCTGCGAACCCTCTGCCAGTCTTTACCTTCTCTAGATGGGGAGGAAACGCAGAGTTACACGGAGCCTCGAACAACCCGGCCTGAAATAAGAAACTAACGGGGGGGGACCGGAGACACCCACATAATCCAGCCAATGGGGACAATCCGCAATATGACCCCATCAATCACGTCATTTAGGGATCGGCTGAGAATATCCAATGTGATGCAGAACACCGGCCCTTTAAATAGGTTCCCAGGTTTTATTTGTGCAAATCCTAAatgattgtataatgaaaagctc
The genomic region above belongs to Rhinoderma darwinii isolate aRhiDar2 chromosome 13, aRhiDar2.hap1, whole genome shotgun sequence and contains:
- the CYP24A1 gene encoding 1,25-dihydroxyvitamin D(3) 24-hydroxylase, mitochondrial isoform X1; amino-acid sequence: MAARVKMWMMKARGISVQHSIPNPIMTCDLKTQGLPVHPTPPAACPHSLSALPGPTNWPILGSLVDILRKGGLKRQHLALAGYHKKFGKIFRMKLGSFDSVHIGAPCLLEALFREESNYPKRLEIKPWKAYRDYRDEAYGLLILEGKDWQRVRSAFQQKLMKPTEVGKLDVKINEVMEDFIQRMDSVCTGEGRITDLYCELNKWSLESICLILYEKRFGFLQPNLGEEALDFITAIKTMMSTFGLMMVTPVELHRRLNTKIWKDHTEAWDSIFRTAKCHIDRRLLKLSSKDNEDFLCTIYKDSKLSKKEMYATITEMLIGAVETTANSLLWAIFNISRNPTIQKKLYHEIQSVLSPDQVPTAEDIRNMPYLKACLKESMRISPSVPFTTRTLDKETLLGEYMLPKGTVLTINSHVLGSNEECFDECSQFRPERWLQDKNTINPFAYVPFGIGKRMCIGRRLAELQLQLSLCWLVRRYNIVATDDKPVETIHSGTLMPSRDLPVAFLRR
- the CYP24A1 gene encoding 1,25-dihydroxyvitamin D(3) 24-hydroxylase, mitochondrial isoform X2, coding for MEERRRGEAGYHKKFGKIFRMKLGSFDSVHIGAPCLLEALFREESNYPKRLEIKPWKAYRDYRDEAYGLLILEGKDWQRVRSAFQQKLMKPTEVGKLDVKINEVMEDFIQRMDSVCTGEGRITDLYCELNKWSLESICLILYEKRFGFLQPNLGEEALDFITAIKTMMSTFGLMMVTPVELHRRLNTKIWKDHTEAWDSIFRTAKCHIDRRLLKLSSKDNEDFLCTIYKDSKLSKKEMYATITEMLIGAVETTANSLLWAIFNISRNPTIQKKLYHEIQSVLSPDQVPTAEDIRNMPYLKACLKESMRISPSVPFTTRTLDKETLLGEYMLPKGTVLTINSHVLGSNEECFDECSQFRPERWLQDKNTINPFAYVPFGIGKRMCIGRRLAELQLQLSLCWLVRRYNIVATDDKPVETIHSGTLMPSRDLPVAFLRR